The proteins below come from a single Plutella xylostella chromosome 2, ilPluXylo3.1, whole genome shotgun sequence genomic window:
- the LOC105393590 gene encoding uncharacterized protein LOC105393590 isoform X1, whose translation MVSNTLFVAFASVLLVQAVYGSCGCGVNNYAPLVSAGCGNNLALSNGLLGSNLIGLNNGYGSSVLSSGLAYPESILSIASGSYTTPNGISVVAENLELGGTVAVSGAMPFVGAVSMGGVAPTSGQAQVAYSSVPGVALTDAGCGQGISGGVIGSNIGYNGLIGNGIGNNYLSNGLIGNNYLGNNLVGNRLLGNNIGCGCGCQ comes from the exons atggttTCAAATACTCTTTTCGTTGCCTTCGCTTCCGTCCTCTTGGTCCAG GCTGTCTACGGCTCGTGCGGGTGCGGCGTCAACAACTACGCCCCGCTGGTGTCAGCAGGCTGCGGCAACAACCTCGCCTTGTCCAACGGCCTCCTGGGATCCAACCTCATCGGCCTGAACAATGGATACGGCTCTTCAGTTCTGTCCAGCGGCCTCGCATACCCTGAGAGCATTCTGAGCATCGCCAGTGGCTCCTACACCACCCCGAACGGCATCTCAGTTGTGGCTGAGAATCTGGAGCTCGGTGGAACGGTGGCAGTGTCTGGGGCTATGCCCTTCGTCGGAGCAGTCTCTATGGGCGGCGTGGCTCCCACCTCTGGTCAAGCGCAAGTCGCCTACAGCTCTGTGCCTGGTGTGGCCCTCACCGACGCTGGCTGCGGTCAGGGTATCTCTGGAGGTGTCATTGGCTCCAACATTGGCTACAACGGACTCATCGGAAACGGCATTGGTAACAACTACCTGAGCAACGGTCTGATTGGAAACAACTACCTTGGTAACAACCTGGTTGGTAACAGACTGCTCGGTAACAACATTGGCTGCGGATGTGGATGTCAGTAA
- the LOC105393590 gene encoding uncharacterized protein LOC105393590 isoform X2 — protein MASMALFSVLASALLIQAVYGSCGCGVNNYAPLVSAGCGNNLALSNGLLGSNLIGLNNGYGSSVLSSGLAYPESILSIASGSYTTPNGISVVAENLELGGTVAVSGAMPFVGAVSMGGVAPTSGQAQVAYSSVPGVALTDAGCGQGISGGVIGSNIGYNGLIGNGIGNNYLSNGLIGNNYLGNNLVGNRLLGNNIGCGCGCQ, from the coding sequence GCTGTCTACGGCTCGTGCGGGTGCGGCGTCAACAACTACGCCCCGCTGGTGTCAGCAGGCTGCGGCAACAACCTCGCCTTGTCCAACGGCCTCCTGGGATCCAACCTCATCGGCCTGAACAATGGATACGGCTCTTCAGTTCTGTCCAGCGGCCTCGCATACCCTGAGAGCATTCTGAGCATCGCCAGTGGCTCCTACACCACCCCGAACGGCATCTCAGTTGTGGCTGAGAATCTGGAGCTCGGTGGAACGGTGGCAGTGTCTGGGGCTATGCCCTTCGTCGGAGCAGTCTCTATGGGCGGCGTGGCTCCCACCTCTGGTCAAGCGCAAGTCGCCTACAGCTCTGTGCCTGGTGTGGCCCTCACCGACGCTGGCTGCGGTCAGGGTATCTCTGGAGGTGTCATTGGCTCCAACATTGGCTACAACGGACTCATCGGAAACGGCATTGGTAACAACTACCTGAGCAACGGTCTGATTGGAAACAACTACCTTGGTAACAACCTGGTTGGTAACAGACTGCTCGGTAACAACATTGGCTGCGGATGTGGATGTCAGTAA